Proteins encoded together in one uncultured Desulfosarcina sp. window:
- a CDS encoding FAD-dependent oxidoreductase, producing MSFNKKKRRTAIVILLAIAVLVAVFIGFDLGRYLSFESLKSRQSALASYYAGHQPMTIMIYMAVYILVAALSLPGAAVMTLAGGAILGFWIGLIVVSFASTIGATLAFLVARFLLKDYVQNKFGDRIRGINDGVEKDGAFYLFALRMVPIFPFFVINLAMGLTPIRTRVFYFVSQVGMLAGTAVYVNAGTQLARLDSLSGIVSPGLIFSFVLLGMLPLISKKIVTVIQSKKILAKYPKPKKFDYNLVVIGAGAAGLVTAYIAATVRAKVALIEKHKMGGDCLNTGCVPSKALIRSAKILSYVKRAGEFGFDGGKIDFDFTRVMERVHQVIGKIEPHDSLERYSALGVECIAGEATITSPYTVAVNGRTLTTRNIVIASGARPFVPPIPGLDKVPYLTSDTVWDIKERPGRLLVLGGGPIGCELTQTFCRLGSLVTQVEMMPQIMGREDADVAMLIREKLESEGVRVLTDHRAKEVKLENGEKILVCDHNGQDVDIHFDEILVAVGRAANISGFGLEELGIDLTPRQTLAANTFLQTSIPTIYCAGDVVGPYQFTHLAGHQAWYAAVNSLFGRLKSFKVDYGVIPWATYTDPEVARVGLNETDAKENGIAYELTRYGIDDLDRAIADSEDHGFVKVLTKPGTDKILGVTIVGAHAADIISEYVLAMRNGLGLNKILGTIHIYPTMAEANKYAAGEWKKAHAPEKILKWLEKYHAWVRG from the coding sequence TTGTCATTCAATAAAAAGAAGAGAAGAACCGCTATTGTGATCCTGCTGGCTATCGCCGTGCTGGTGGCTGTTTTTATCGGATTTGATCTGGGTCGGTATCTGAGTTTCGAGTCCCTTAAATCCAGGCAATCGGCGCTGGCATCCTATTATGCCGGCCACCAGCCGATGACCATAATGATATATATGGCCGTATACATTCTTGTGGCGGCATTGTCCCTTCCTGGAGCGGCCGTTATGACCCTTGCCGGCGGCGCAATTCTGGGTTTTTGGATCGGTCTGATCGTGGTCTCATTTGCCAGCACCATCGGCGCCACACTGGCATTTCTTGTGGCCAGATTTTTATTGAAAGACTATGTCCAGAATAAATTTGGCGATAGAATCAGGGGCATTAACGACGGAGTTGAAAAGGACGGTGCGTTCTATTTGTTTGCTTTACGAATGGTTCCCATTTTCCCTTTTTTTGTGATTAATCTGGCGATGGGGCTCACCCCCATCCGGACGAGAGTATTTTATTTTGTCAGCCAGGTAGGCATGCTGGCCGGCACTGCCGTTTATGTCAACGCAGGCACGCAACTGGCACGGCTTGACTCTTTATCCGGCATCGTCTCTCCCGGTTTAATTTTTTCCTTTGTGCTTCTGGGAATGCTGCCGCTTATATCCAAAAAAATAGTCACAGTGATTCAATCGAAGAAAATACTGGCAAAATACCCGAAACCGAAAAAATTTGATTACAACTTAGTAGTCATTGGCGCCGGGGCAGCCGGCCTGGTGACCGCATATATCGCAGCAACCGTTCGAGCCAAGGTGGCTCTCATTGAAAAACATAAAATGGGCGGCGACTGTTTGAATACCGGCTGCGTGCCCAGCAAGGCGCTGATCCGATCGGCAAAGATACTTTCTTATGTGAAACGGGCCGGAGAATTCGGATTTGACGGTGGAAAGATTGATTTTGATTTTACTCGTGTGATGGAACGGGTGCATCAGGTCATTGGTAAAATTGAACCCCATGATTCCCTGGAACGGTATTCCGCCCTGGGCGTAGAATGTATTGCCGGAGAGGCAACCATTACCTCGCCATATACGGTGGCGGTCAATGGCAGGACCCTGACCACCCGGAACATCGTGATTGCTTCCGGTGCCCGCCCGTTTGTACCTCCGATCCCCGGTCTGGACAAAGTGCCGTATCTGACCTCGGATACGGTGTGGGACATCAAGGAACGTCCCGGGCGTTTGTTGGTTCTGGGTGGCGGCCCCATCGGGTGTGAGCTGACCCAGACCTTCTGCCGACTGGGATCCCTGGTTACCCAGGTGGAGATGATGCCCCAGATTATGGGGCGGGAGGATGCGGATGTTGCGATGTTGATCCGGGAAAAACTGGAAAGCGAAGGGGTTCGCGTGTTGACAGATCACCGGGCAAAAGAAGTGAAGCTTGAAAACGGCGAAAAAATTTTGGTCTGTGATCATAATGGTCAGGACGTCGACATCCATTTTGACGAGATCCTTGTGGCGGTCGGTCGCGCGGCCAACATCAGCGGATTCGGCCTGGAAGAATTGGGCATCGACTTGACACCCCGGCAAACACTCGCAGCAAATACGTTTTTACAAACCAGTATCCCCACCATTTATTGCGCCGGCGATGTCGTCGGTCCGTACCAGTTCACCCATTTGGCCGGACATCAGGCATGGTATGCCGCTGTCAATTCTCTTTTCGGAAGACTGAAATCCTTCAAGGTCGATTACGGCGTCATCCCCTGGGCCACGTATACCGATCCGGAAGTCGCCCGGGTGGGCTTGAATGAAACCGACGCGAAAGAAAACGGGATCGCTTATGAACTCACTCGCTATGGCATCGATGACCTCGACCGGGCCATCGCCGATTCCGAAGATCACGGGTTTGTGAAAGTGCTGACCAAACCCGGTACGGATAAGATTCTTGGTGTCACCATCGTGGGAGCGCACGCCGCGGATATTATAAGTGAATATGTTTTGGCCATGAGAAATGGACTGGGGCTGAATAAAATCCTGGGAACGATTCACATATACCCGACCATGGCGGAAGCCAACAAATATGCGGCCGGTGAATGGAAAAAGGCCCATGCTCCGGAAAAGATTTTGAAATGGCTTGAAAAATATCATGCCTGGGTCAGGGGCTGA
- a CDS encoding DUF5714 domain-containing protein, producing MNTTIFQWSRVESCNTPIYIRQDTPDWIVPNTAGDQLLIAIMGKGESARFGNNDVDHLSLDTIMASPFLSLFSSPETQSYPGRDTVLKLEKLEECWLHITDRCNLSCSHCLFSCSPKTKATLSYNCVVETVMAAYRLGTRVFYLTGGEPLLHPDFQKICRFILKNHEDTQLVILTNGIRIPAQLDFFKTLPQNRLFLQISVDGIGEIHENLRGIGTYQKLQDVFGLLSATGIHTTLSMAIHSGNCHQMTDVVALAAKYDFSGVHYMWLLIIGKATPRDFVPPDDLFEQLIRAQQAAEHYHITIDNISNLSTQVFSTPGTKYDLSNAGWRSLAIGPDGTVYPTPALIGQADVRCGNLSKENLESIWRSSEVLKKLRSCSIVQDKSNANDPLKYIVGGGDIDHSYYSGGSFVGHDPYLPLYNQMALWLMAESAKWAPADSPMPRIRRKMGEKLLHCVENGEGVALTHSNCVLTLAGTHSVVGDFYAKADASDNEEILNPVCYPNDVLGHIPVDARVRSYGCGSPVLDAGIIPGNVVVDLGSGAGVECFIAARMVGPHGHVIGVDMLDHMIDKAKAFVDDVAHTIGCRNVEFKKGYLEHIPVDDQTVDVIISNCVVNLSEDKRQTFAEIYRILKPGGRICISDVVTDKPCPPAIQNDAKLRGECIAGALVQPHLMTILESTGFNHIRMIKRFFYRRVQNHDFFSITYTACKPSAGSVQSVVYPGPYAAVITDTGDVLLRGKTTEMSWPYPADGDPNIFTLDTAGNVTNIAMENTCDCSAPPGIENDCHCGSSPEAALKTGSMPFTEKIPKSSTAPPLIVSTKSMTGCMVCGKPLRYVEQERREHCVFCNERLSANAVCEDGHFVCDNCHSRDAIKITRHICTHTDADDMIDLLNQLRRHPSFPLHGPEHHFAVPGVILACYKNLGGAVTTEDILAAIDRGKGVPGGVCGFWGTCGAAIGVGIAFGMILKSNPLTPRPRQFVQQITAAAIKEISVYEAGRCCQREAWTALKVAAGLSETYLPIKLKADGDVQCAQHAMNKECIGRNCPYFKSSQI from the coding sequence ATGAATACTACAATTTTTCAATGGTCGCGAGTCGAATCCTGCAATACACCCATATATATCCGGCAGGATACGCCGGATTGGATAGTTCCCAATACTGCCGGGGATCAATTGCTTATAGCTATTATGGGGAAAGGGGAGAGCGCACGATTCGGAAACAATGATGTTGATCATCTATCTTTGGATACCATCATGGCCTCTCCGTTTCTTTCCCTGTTTTCCTCGCCGGAAACCCAATCCTATCCGGGAAGAGATACCGTCCTGAAACTGGAAAAACTCGAAGAATGCTGGCTGCATATTACAGACCGCTGCAATTTATCGTGCTCGCATTGCCTTTTTTCGTGTTCACCAAAAACAAAAGCGACGCTTTCGTATAATTGTGTAGTTGAAACAGTTATGGCAGCCTATCGTCTGGGAACCCGCGTATTTTATCTTACCGGCGGAGAACCGCTGCTTCATCCGGATTTTCAAAAAATTTGCCGATTCATTTTAAAGAACCATGAAGACACCCAACTGGTGATATTGACCAATGGAATACGGATACCGGCGCAATTGGATTTTTTCAAAACCCTGCCACAGAACCGCCTTTTCCTTCAGATAAGTGTGGATGGTATCGGAGAAATACATGAAAACCTTCGTGGTATAGGCACGTATCAAAAGCTACAGGATGTTTTCGGCCTTCTCTCCGCAACCGGTATCCATACGACGTTATCAATGGCCATACATTCGGGAAATTGCCATCAGATGACAGACGTAGTGGCCCTGGCGGCGAAATATGATTTTTCCGGTGTCCACTATATGTGGCTGTTGATAATCGGTAAGGCAACTCCCCGGGACTTTGTTCCTCCGGATGATTTATTTGAACAACTGATCCGTGCCCAACAGGCAGCAGAGCATTATCACATTACCATTGACAATATCAGCAATCTGTCAACCCAGGTGTTTTCAACACCCGGAACGAAGTATGATCTCAGCAACGCGGGGTGGCGCTCTCTTGCCATTGGACCGGATGGAACTGTGTATCCGACACCGGCCCTGATCGGGCAAGCTGATGTGAGGTGTGGTAATCTTTCTAAGGAGAACCTTGAATCGATATGGCGTTCCAGCGAAGTATTAAAGAAACTTCGAAGCTGTTCCATTGTTCAGGATAAAAGCAACGCCAATGATCCTTTGAAATATATTGTGGGTGGCGGGGATATCGATCATAGCTATTATTCAGGTGGTTCATTTGTCGGACACGACCCCTATCTGCCGTTGTATAACCAAATGGCATTATGGCTGATGGCTGAATCGGCGAAATGGGCACCGGCGGACAGTCCAATGCCCCGGATACGACGGAAAATGGGAGAAAAATTGCTGCACTGTGTTGAAAACGGCGAGGGTGTGGCACTTACACATTCCAATTGTGTATTGACTCTCGCCGGTACGCACAGTGTCGTGGGTGATTTTTATGCCAAAGCGGATGCGTCCGACAATGAGGAAATCCTCAATCCCGTTTGCTATCCGAACGACGTATTGGGACACATTCCTGTCGACGCACGGGTCCGATCCTATGGTTGCGGCAGCCCGGTGCTGGATGCCGGTATTATTCCGGGCAATGTTGTGGTCGATCTGGGAAGCGGAGCCGGTGTGGAGTGTTTCATTGCGGCTCGTATGGTAGGTCCGCACGGGCATGTCATCGGTGTGGATATGCTGGATCATATGATCGATAAAGCCAAGGCCTTCGTGGATGATGTGGCACATACCATTGGTTGCCGGAACGTTGAATTTAAAAAGGGATATCTGGAACATATTCCTGTAGATGATCAAACGGTGGACGTGATTATTTCCAACTGTGTGGTCAATTTGTCTGAAGACAAACGGCAGACTTTTGCGGAAATTTATCGCATCCTTAAACCCGGCGGGCGCATCTGCATTTCAGACGTGGTTACGGACAAACCGTGTCCCCCGGCTATCCAAAATGATGCAAAATTACGCGGGGAGTGTATTGCCGGTGCGCTGGTTCAGCCACACCTCATGACCATTCTGGAATCCACGGGGTTCAATCACATCCGTATGATTAAACGGTTTTTTTACCGGAGGGTTCAAAACCACGATTTTTTTTCCATCACCTATACGGCCTGTAAGCCGTCTGCAGGGTCTGTTCAATCTGTCGTATATCCAGGCCCCTATGCGGCCGTGATAACGGATACGGGCGATGTGCTTTTGCGGGGTAAAACCACGGAAATGAGCTGGCCGTATCCGGCTGATGGTGACCCAAACATTTTTACCCTGGATACAGCCGGCAATGTAACAAACATTGCAATGGAAAACACCTGTGACTGTTCAGCGCCTCCGGGTATTGAAAACGATTGTCATTGTGGATCATCACCGGAAGCGGCGTTAAAAACCGGCAGTATGCCATTTACTGAGAAAATACCGAAAAGCAGCACTGCACCCCCCTTGATCGTTTCAACCAAATCCATGACCGGGTGTATGGTGTGTGGCAAACCGTTGCGATACGTTGAGCAGGAACGGCGGGAACACTGTGTTTTTTGTAATGAACGCCTGTCGGCCAACGCGGTATGCGAGGATGGACATTTTGTCTGTGATAATTGCCACAGCCGGGATGCAATTAAGATTACACGTCATATCTGTACCCATACCGATGCTGATGATATGATCGACTTGCTGAATCAGCTAAGACGCCATCCATCGTTCCCCTTGCATGGCCCGGAGCACCATTTCGCCGTTCCCGGTGTTATTCTGGCGTGTTATAAAAACTTGGGTGGGGCCGTCACAACCGAGGATATTCTTGCCGCCATCGATCGTGGGAAAGGCGTTCCCGGCGGCGTGTGCGGATTTTGGGGAACGTGTGGTGCAGCCATTGGCGTGGGCATCGCTTTCGGCATGATTCTGAAAAGCAATCCATTGACGCCCAGACCCAGACAATTTGTGCAACAGATAACGGCAGCGGCGATTAAAGAAATCAGTGTCTACGAGGCAGGTCGATGCTGCCAGCGGGAAGCGTGGACAGCGCTGAAGGTTGCAGCCGGACTTTCCGAAACATATCTGCCCATCAAACTGAAAGCGGACGGTGATGTCCAATGTGCTCAGCATGCGATGAACAAAGAGTGTATTGGTCGAAATTGCCCGTATTTTAAGTCTTCACAAATTTAA
- a CDS encoding TIGR04283 family arsenosugar biosynthesis glycosyltransferase, which translates to MMTTIQEIKKDRLIIFGRYPVPGNTKTRLIPGLGPLGAADLQCRLTEKILGTARRVAISRQIDIEFCFTGGSVDRMKRWLGSNLLFTRQPSGNLGESMHTTFVRAFNEGCNRVVLIGTDISLLTEAHLENAFNELVNSDLVLGPSSDGGYWLVGLNDPNDIFSNVAWGTETVLRETLDNAAKLCLSAALLDILTDIDTIADIKEWRPEEAEKRPYISVIIPTLNEDKNIASAIKSATCENTEIIVVDGGSTDNTVQCARKQGAKVVSSPKGRAIQQNRGAQMAKGKVLLFLHADTILPGHYEMHVFDAMMDPGLVAGAFTFKTDMPGWRMGGITIVTNFRAKFFKMPYGDQCLFIRKSVFESIGGFPDVQIAEDLFLIRALKKMGRISILPIEAITSSRRWKQIGILRTWIINQIIVIGCFIGVSPRRLSGLYRIRRR; encoded by the coding sequence ATGATGACTACTATTCAAGAAATAAAAAAAGACCGGCTCATTATTTTTGGCCGTTATCCGGTACCGGGCAATACCAAAACCCGCCTTATTCCGGGACTGGGACCGCTGGGCGCAGCGGATCTTCAGTGTCGGTTAACCGAGAAGATCCTTGGCACGGCTCGCCGGGTCGCCATCTCTCGCCAGATAGATATCGAGTTTTGCTTCACGGGAGGAAGCGTTGATCGCATGAAAAGATGGCTTGGATCAAACCTTCTTTTTACCAGACAACCTTCAGGAAATCTTGGTGAAAGTATGCATACGACTTTCGTCCGAGCGTTTAACGAAGGCTGCAACCGTGTTGTGCTGATCGGCACCGATATCTCTCTGTTAACTGAGGCTCACCTCGAAAATGCATTTAATGAATTGGTAAATAGCGACCTGGTGTTGGGACCGAGCAGCGACGGTGGATATTGGTTAGTCGGTCTCAACGATCCTAACGATATTTTTTCAAATGTTGCATGGGGTACGGAAACCGTCCTGCGGGAAACCCTCGATAATGCCGCGAAGCTGTGCCTGAGCGCTGCCCTCCTGGATATTTTAACCGACATCGATACCATTGCGGATATCAAGGAATGGCGGCCGGAAGAGGCGGAAAAACGACCCTACATTTCAGTGATCATCCCAACCTTAAATGAAGATAAAAATATTGCTTCAGCCATTAAAAGTGCAACATGCGAGAATACGGAAATAATCGTTGTGGACGGTGGAAGCACGGATAACACCGTCCAATGCGCCAGGAAGCAAGGTGCAAAAGTGGTGTCGAGTCCAAAAGGCCGCGCTATCCAGCAAAATCGGGGCGCACAAATGGCAAAAGGTAAGGTTTTGCTTTTTTTACACGCGGATACAATCCTGCCCGGCCATTATGAAATGCATGTTTTTGACGCAATGATGGATCCCGGACTGGTAGCAGGCGCTTTTACATTTAAAACCGATATGCCCGGATGGCGGATGGGGGGGATCACCATAGTTACCAACTTTCGTGCTAAATTTTTCAAGATGCCGTACGGGGATCAATGTTTGTTTATCCGAAAATCCGTTTTTGAATCCATCGGTGGATTTCCCGATGTCCAGATTGCAGAAGACCTGTTTTTGATTCGTGCTCTCAAAAAAATGGGACGAATCTCTATCTTGCCGATTGAGGCGATTACTTCTTCGAGAAGGTGGAAACAGATAGGCATACTTCGCACCTGGATAATCAACCAGATCATCGTTATCGGCTGCTTTATTGGGGTTTCACCACGTCGTTTGTCAGGGTTATACCGAATTCGGAGGCGATAG
- a CDS encoding rhodanese-like domain-containing protein has translation MRWKQFFTPAKSISAEEARTFMVERSQDEFSLIDVRQPKEYDASHIPGSKLIPIADLDKRLEEIDPSKPALVYCAVGGRSRVAAQMLSGKGFDNVINIKGGIKAWGGHLAVGSEELGLELLTGNESIEETLVAAYSLESGLRDFYLSMNEKVRQDDIKKLFQKLAQIETLHQDRIFDEYLQVSGSQVSREDFENGVVVNAVEGGLTTDEYIQMFKPDWESAVDIISLAMSIEAQALDLYTRASERSNDPRSTEALKKIADEERAHLEQLGKLLDERI, from the coding sequence ATGCGATGGAAACAATTCTTTACACCAGCAAAATCAATTTCTGCCGAAGAAGCCAGAACGTTTATGGTCGAAAGATCTCAGGATGAGTTTAGCCTGATCGATGTCCGCCAGCCCAAGGAATATGACGCCAGCCATATTCCTGGTTCTAAACTGATCCCCATTGCCGATCTGGATAAACGGCTTGAAGAGATCGACCCTTCAAAGCCGGCCCTGGTCTACTGCGCTGTTGGCGGGAGGAGCCGTGTAGCGGCGCAAATGCTGTCAGGCAAAGGGTTTGATAATGTCATCAATATTAAAGGCGGCATCAAAGCATGGGGTGGCCATTTAGCTGTCGGTTCTGAAGAACTGGGCCTTGAATTGCTGACCGGTAATGAGTCCATCGAAGAGACGCTGGTCGCGGCATATTCACTTGAGTCAGGACTGCGTGACTTCTATCTTTCCATGAACGAAAAAGTTCGTCAGGATGACATAAAAAAGCTGTTTCAAAAACTTGCCCAAATCGAAACCCTGCATCAGGATCGAATATTCGATGAATACCTTCAGGTTAGCGGAAGCCAGGTGAGCCGTGAAGACTTTGAAAATGGCGTTGTGGTTAATGCCGTCGAGGGGGGCTTGACCACGGATGAATACATCCAGATGTTCAAGCCGGACTGGGAATCCGCGGTTGACATCATCTCGCTGGCCATGTCCATTGAAGCCCAGGCCCTGGATCTTTACACCCGTGCATCGGAAAGAAGCAATGATCCGCGAAGCACAGAGGCGTTGAAAAAGATCGCGGATGAGGAGCGGGCGCACCTGGAACAGCTGGGCAAGCTCTTGGATGAAAGGATTTAA
- a CDS encoding FAD-dependent oxidoreductase, with translation MGKRLVLIGGGHAHMVTLAKLHTFIERGHHVTVIGPSDHHYYSGMGPGMLGRTYTPAEIRFATRHVVEKQGAAFIRDKAVEILAREKKVKLASGETVGYDVISFNAGSYVPRFDLHEDAEDIYAVKPIERLMEAQARILELTAHKKITIGILGGGPSSAEISGNIWHLVHNAGGTMPHITIFAGKRFMSRFPDNVRSKVERSLTRRDIEINTSGYVKSVQSRRLTLSSNETQTLDLIFLAVGVKPNPIFNNSGLATGPDGGLRVNEYLQSVDHPEMFGGGDCIYFEKQPLDKVGVFAVRQNPVLYHNLMAALEDTPMRPFDPGGDYLLIFNLGGGHGVLRKRWLLFGGKIAFKVKDYIDRKFMKEFQAIE, from the coding sequence GTGGGTAAACGTCTGGTTCTTATCGGTGGCGGGCATGCCCACATGGTCACCCTGGCAAAATTGCATACCTTTATTGAAAGGGGCCACCATGTAACCGTTATCGGCCCATCCGACCATCATTACTACTCGGGAATGGGGCCGGGAATGCTTGGCAGGACTTATACACCGGCCGAAATACGGTTTGCCACCCGACATGTCGTGGAAAAGCAAGGGGCTGCGTTTATTCGGGACAAAGCGGTCGAAATTCTGGCCAGGGAAAAGAAAGTGAAACTGGCTTCCGGAGAGACTGTCGGTTACGATGTCATTTCCTTTAATGCCGGGAGTTATGTGCCGCGCTTCGATTTGCATGAAGATGCGGAGGATATTTATGCGGTCAAGCCTATTGAAAGACTGATGGAGGCGCAGGCACGTATCCTGGAATTGACAGCGCACAAAAAAATAACGATCGGTATTCTGGGCGGCGGACCTTCCTCAGCCGAAATTTCTGGAAACATCTGGCACCTTGTTCATAATGCCGGCGGCACGATGCCGCACATCACGATCTTCGCCGGCAAGCGCTTCATGTCGCGTTTCCCTGACAATGTCCGTTCTAAAGTTGAGCGATCACTCACAAGGCGGGACATAGAAATCAACACCAGCGGATACGTGAAATCTGTTCAATCAAGGAGGCTGACGTTATCATCCAATGAAACACAAACATTGGATCTCATTTTTCTGGCCGTCGGCGTCAAACCGAACCCCATATTCAATAATTCGGGGCTTGCCACGGGTCCCGATGGCGGACTGCGTGTCAACGAATACCTTCAGAGCGTCGACCATCCGGAAATGTTCGGGGGCGGTGACTGCATTTATTTTGAAAAACAGCCTTTGGACAAAGTTGGTGTTTTTGCTGTTCGACAGAATCCAGTACTGTATCATAATCTCATGGCCGCTCTGGAAGATACACCAATGCGGCCATTCGATCCCGGCGGTGATTATTTGCTCATTTTTAATCTGGGCGGCGGGCATGGCGTTTTGCGAAAACGATGGTTGCTGTTTGGGGGTAAAATCGCTTTTAAGGTCAAAGATTATATCGACCGTAAATTTATGAAAGAATTCCAGGCTATCGAATAA